One genomic segment of Fervidobacterium pennivorans includes these proteins:
- a CDS encoding Crp/Fnr family transcriptional regulator, with protein MHISSSNMRFVETLENCEIFKGVEKSFIDEVVRNAKIERYGAKELVRIRGDECSELLFLVEGEAFGLFTNPEGRVLQIDHMFAPKLLAAAVIFAADSQYPVDVETVRPSVFLTLDKNFFVSLMMKNERLLRNYLQYVSDAFVFITDRFYEITMKNLVQKVCSYLVRLMEEQGSSIVTMDMSKEELAREFGATRPALSRVFIELEKLGVIEMDGKKVKIKSERYVRDYAEFE; from the coding sequence ATGCACATAAGCAGTTCAAACATGAGGTTTGTAGAAACTCTTGAAAATTGCGAAATATTTAAAGGTGTGGAAAAAAGCTTTATAGATGAAGTTGTTCGGAACGCAAAGATTGAGAGATACGGAGCGAAGGAATTAGTAAGGATACGTGGTGATGAATGCAGTGAACTGCTATTCTTGGTGGAAGGAGAAGCATTTGGGCTGTTTACGAATCCTGAGGGAAGAGTCTTGCAGATAGACCACATGTTTGCACCAAAGCTTTTGGCTGCAGCTGTCATTTTTGCAGCTGACTCGCAGTATCCTGTTGATGTAGAAACCGTTAGACCTTCTGTTTTTCTTACGTTAGATAAAAACTTTTTCGTCTCGTTGATGATGAAAAACGAAAGACTTTTGAGAAACTATCTTCAATATGTGAGTGATGCATTTGTTTTTATAACTGACCGGTTCTACGAGATAACGATGAAAAATCTCGTTCAAAAAGTTTGTTCATATCTTGTCCGTTTAATGGAAGAGCAGGGTTCTTCTATTGTTACGATGGATATGTCAAAAGAAGAACTTGCCAGGGAGTTTGGAGCAACAAGACCTGCACTTTCCAGAGTGTTTATAGAACTTGAGAAGCTTGGCGTTATAGAGATGGATGGAAAAAAGGTGAAAATAAAGAGTGAACGGTACGTTAGAGACTACGCAGAATTCGAATGA
- a CDS encoding metallophosphoesterase family protein: protein MKSKHIRTLVFLLLFFAIFTSQILHGQNRNTQSYPFFSHQGYVVLLTDLHFPYKQKTIERLLNKITEIKPQHVFLLGDLTEMGSNEEFEGLKNALSIIEKAQIPYNSLLGNHDVRWSYVVRKSKVLENSDSFSKGLYEVFSKEVGNFIFLGIDTTMYFQHGGHIGKAQIMWLEKELEKASAKGKRVILLSHHPLGGPVTYTDDGWKIIDLISKYDVIFAFSGHVHKYDYSGCYNGAWFQTLGAAKDGNMSVLSWDKENAYLWKYNVDSDSFQLIKSIPLEKKKRRMIDATIKLMETSDNKVKLKVDYIGAERIRILANGRLIYERALQYNTQKFLTYEVTLTNVPKSDFSVLLRISVVGKDGIYQRFFKLERAENRENNVLKKAWTFSLEDTIYSKPAVFEDGVIVADYSGNVVFLKDGKVIWRKSVGPVVANVEVISQETHSKICTREIVVGDLEGTIRFF from the coding sequence TTGAAAAGCAAACATATACGAACTTTAGTGTTTTTGCTCTTGTTTTTTGCTATATTTACTTCGCAGATACTTCATGGCCAAAATAGGAATACACAATCTTATCCGTTTTTCTCGCATCAAGGCTACGTTGTTTTGCTGACGGATTTGCACTTTCCGTACAAACAGAAAACCATAGAAAGATTGCTAAACAAAATAACAGAGATTAAGCCACAGCATGTGTTTTTACTTGGAGATTTAACCGAGATGGGAAGTAACGAGGAATTTGAAGGATTAAAAAATGCGCTATCTATAATTGAAAAAGCGCAAATTCCATACAATTCTCTTCTGGGGAACCATGACGTGCGATGGAGTTATGTGGTAAGGAAGAGTAAGGTATTAGAAAATTCGGACAGTTTTTCCAAAGGTCTTTACGAAGTTTTTTCTAAGGAAGTTGGTAACTTTATCTTTTTAGGTATCGACACTACAATGTATTTCCAACATGGTGGTCATATTGGGAAAGCCCAAATAATGTGGTTGGAAAAAGAACTGGAGAAAGCATCAGCAAAAGGCAAGCGAGTAATACTGCTTTCGCACCACCCATTGGGCGGACCTGTAACATACACGGACGATGGTTGGAAAATAATCGACTTAATATCCAAATATGACGTTATTTTTGCCTTTTCTGGACATGTTCACAAATACGACTATTCAGGTTGTTACAACGGTGCATGGTTTCAAACCCTTGGTGCTGCAAAGGATGGAAATATGAGTGTTTTAAGCTGGGATAAAGAAAATGCTTACCTGTGGAAATACAACGTGGATAGCGATAGCTTTCAATTGATTAAAAGCATACCCCTTGAAAAGAAAAAACGACGAATGATTGATGCGACAATAAAGCTTATGGAAACTTCTGATAATAAAGTGAAACTAAAAGTTGATTACATTGGAGCTGAGAGAATAAGAATCTTGGCTAATGGCAGATTGATATATGAACGAGCATTGCAGTATAACACACAGAAGTTTTTAACCTATGAAGTTACACTTACTAACGTTCCAAAAAGTGATTTTTCTGTTCTTTTAAGAATCTCCGTTGTTGGTAAGGATGGAATTTACCAAAGATTTTTTAAATTGGAAAGGGCAGAAAATAGAGAAAATAATGTATTAAAGAAGGCTTGGACTTTTAGTCTGGAAGACACTATCTACTCAAAACCAGCAGTTTTCGAAGATGGAGTTATCGTTGCTGATTACTCTGGCAATGTAGTCTTTTTAAAAGATGGTAAAGTAATTTGGAGAAAAAGCGTAGGTCCTGTTGTGGCAAATGTAGAAGTGATTTCCCAAGAAACTCATTCAAAAATATGTACAAGAGAAATAGTTGTTGGAGATTTAGAAGGGACAATTCGTTTTTTTTGA
- a CDS encoding YbgA family protein has translation MKKVTEREILNTKDIKPKLVVSRCFFEHTRYDGGIISSEIVKKLEKYCDFIKVCAEVEIGLPIPREPIDVFLIRNKLRLMNKTMSEDLTDKMISFSHKFADSLPNDIDGMILKSKSPSCALNDAKLYGENGRVISKTPGLFAKVMLERFPHLAIESEMRLTNDKLRFEFLTFIFTHARFRNVTNKKELIEFHSRNKYLLLAKNEKVMRDMGKLVAQKGFDDTTKIAYEQLLVKVLKTPLKVPKVINTLLHLYGYFKDKLSSQEKAYFMDLLEDYKNHIVNLQTLLAILKSWAIRYSVDYILDQTFFEPYPKELDQLKLEKDAAR, from the coding sequence GTGAAAAAAGTGACGGAGAGAGAAATTCTGAATACGAAAGATATTAAACCAAAATTAGTTGTCAGCAGGTGTTTTTTTGAACACACAAGATACGATGGTGGAATCATCTCGAGTGAAATTGTAAAAAAGCTTGAAAAATATTGTGACTTTATAAAAGTTTGTGCCGAAGTTGAAATAGGTCTACCAATTCCCAGAGAACCCATAGATGTCTTTCTTATAAGAAACAAATTGAGACTTATGAACAAAACGATGTCAGAGGATCTTACGGATAAGATGATTTCTTTCAGTCATAAATTTGCCGATAGTCTCCCAAACGACATCGACGGAATGATATTAAAATCCAAGTCTCCATCCTGTGCTTTGAATGATGCAAAACTGTACGGAGAAAATGGGAGAGTCATTTCAAAAACGCCTGGGTTATTTGCAAAGGTTATGTTAGAAAGGTTTCCTCATCTTGCCATTGAAAGCGAAATGAGACTTACAAATGATAAGCTGAGATTTGAATTTCTCACATTCATTTTCACACATGCACGTTTTAGAAATGTCACCAACAAGAAAGAACTTATTGAATTCCATTCAAGGAATAAGTATTTACTATTAGCGAAAAATGAGAAAGTGATGCGTGATATGGGAAAGTTGGTAGCACAAAAGGGGTTTGATGACACTACTAAAATCGCATACGAACAACTGCTTGTAAAGGTGCTGAAAACACCTTTGAAAGTGCCAAAGGTTATTAATACACTTCTACATTTGTATGGCTATTTCAAAGACAAGCTATCATCGCAGGAAAAAGCGTATTTTATGGATTTGTTAGAAGACTACAAAAATCATATTGTAAACTTGCAAACTCTACTAGCAATCCTAAAATCCTGGGCTATAAGATATTCAGTCGATTATATCTTGGATCAAACATTTTTTGAACCATATCCCAAGGAATTGGACCAGCTGAAACTCGAAAAAGATGCCGCGAGGTGA
- a CDS encoding glycine C-acetyltransferase, translated as MFNYKILEDEMEMLKNEGLYINIRTLESPQGAWIVVNGKRVLNLCSNNYLGFANDERLKQAAIKAIQEWGVGPGAVRTIAGTMKIHEELEKALAEFKGAEATIFLQSGFVANQAAIPTIFGDENDAIISDELNHASIIDGVRLSKAKRYVYKHNDMNELEARLKEARDVQKARRILIVTDGVFSMDGDIAPLPDIVKLAEEYGAAVMVDDAHGEGVLGRGGRGIVDHFGLHGKVDMEIGTLSKAFGVLGGYIAGSETLVRYLKQKARPFLFSTGLTPADVAACLEAVKILQESDERVKRLWDNANYFKTEMKKLGFDLGVSQTPITPVMLYDAKVATQFSKELFEEGIFAQAIGYPTVPKGKARIRVMISAVHSKEDLDFALEKFEKVGKKLAVI; from the coding sequence ATGTTTAATTACAAGATATTAGAAGACGAAATGGAAATGTTGAAAAATGAAGGACTCTATATCAATATTCGCACACTTGAGTCACCACAGGGTGCGTGGATTGTAGTCAACGGGAAAAGGGTGTTGAACCTTTGTTCGAACAATTACCTTGGTTTCGCAAATGATGAAAGACTAAAACAAGCTGCAATAAAAGCTATCCAAGAATGGGGCGTTGGACCCGGTGCTGTTAGGACAATTGCTGGAACTATGAAAATACATGAAGAACTTGAAAAAGCGCTTGCTGAGTTCAAGGGTGCAGAAGCGACAATTTTCTTGCAGTCAGGTTTTGTAGCAAACCAAGCAGCTATACCAACGATTTTCGGAGATGAGAACGATGCAATTATCTCTGATGAACTCAACCACGCAAGTATTATAGATGGTGTTAGACTTTCTAAGGCAAAGAGGTATGTGTACAAACACAACGATATGAATGAACTTGAAGCAAGACTTAAAGAAGCAAGGGATGTTCAAAAAGCCAGAAGAATTCTGATTGTCACAGACGGTGTGTTCAGCATGGATGGAGATATTGCACCACTACCTGATATTGTGAAACTTGCAGAAGAATATGGAGCAGCTGTTATGGTTGATGACGCACATGGCGAAGGTGTGTTGGGACGAGGTGGAAGAGGCATTGTTGACCACTTCGGGCTACATGGTAAAGTGGACATGGAGATAGGAACGCTTTCAAAAGCGTTCGGAGTGCTTGGTGGCTATATAGCGGGGAGTGAAACACTTGTCAGATATCTGAAACAAAAAGCAAGGCCGTTCCTTTTCAGCACAGGGCTTACACCAGCAGATGTTGCAGCTTGTCTAGAAGCAGTAAAAATACTCCAAGAAAGTGATGAACGGGTTAAAAGACTTTGGGACAACGCAAATTACTTCAAAACAGAGATGAAGAAACTGGGGTTCGACCTCGGAGTAAGCCAAACACCGATAACACCTGTTATGCTCTACGATGCCAAAGTTGCGACGCAATTCAGTAAAGAACTATTCGAGGAGGGCATATTTGCGCAAGCAATAGGTTATCCAACCGTTCCAAAAGGCAAGGCAAGGATAAGGGTGATGATAAGTGCGGTGCATTCCAAGGAAGACCTCGACTTTGCACTTGAAAAGTTTGAAAAGGTGGGAAAGAAATTAGCTGTTATATGA
- the hcp gene encoding hydroxylamine reductase produces the protein MNMFCYQCSQAMNGEGCTVTGVCGKEPTVARLQDNLEFVLKGISAYYYHARELGYKDEEIAAFLSEGLYTTLTNVNFDAQEFVNLALKAGMMNFKVMQLLKKAHIETYGEPTPVEVETGTKEGHAIIVTGHNLKALEELLKLVEGTDVYVYTHSEMLPAHGYPGLRKYKNLAGNLGAAWYDQRELFDKIPAAILGTSNCVLIPKESYKDRMFTTSIARLPGVKHIEGYDYSEVIAKAKSLPKLPEQPGKYKLTTGYSTTVVKSLAGKIKELVESGKIKHFFVVGGCDTPTKRGAYYREFVEKLPKETVVITLACGKFRINDLQLGDIEGIPRLIDVGQCNDTIVALEIAMALAETFGVPVTELPLTLVLTWMEQKAVAILWTLLALGLKGIYIGPVLPAWVNKDILDVLVNNYGIKLIGEPEEDIKAILKA, from the coding sequence CTGAACATGTTTTGTTACCAATGTTCACAAGCGATGAACGGAGAAGGTTGTACAGTAACGGGTGTTTGTGGAAAGGAACCAACAGTTGCAAGGTTACAAGACAACTTAGAATTCGTATTGAAAGGTATCTCAGCGTATTATTACCATGCAAGAGAACTCGGTTACAAAGACGAAGAAATAGCAGCATTCCTCAGCGAAGGGCTATACACAACTCTCACAAATGTGAACTTCGATGCTCAGGAGTTTGTGAACCTTGCACTTAAGGCAGGGATGATGAACTTCAAGGTTATGCAACTTTTGAAAAAGGCACATATTGAAACTTACGGAGAACCAACACCCGTTGAGGTTGAAACTGGTACAAAGGAAGGTCATGCTATTATCGTTACCGGTCATAACTTGAAGGCTCTCGAAGAATTACTTAAGCTGGTTGAAGGAACAGATGTTTACGTCTACACTCATTCAGAAATGTTACCAGCTCACGGCTATCCTGGACTGAGAAAATACAAGAATCTTGCCGGTAATCTGGGTGCAGCATGGTATGACCAAAGAGAACTCTTCGACAAAATTCCAGCCGCGATATTGGGAACAAGCAACTGTGTATTGATTCCAAAAGAATCCTACAAAGACAGGATGTTTACAACATCAATTGCAAGACTACCTGGTGTGAAACACATTGAAGGCTACGATTATTCAGAGGTTATTGCCAAAGCAAAGTCCCTGCCAAAACTCCCAGAACAACCAGGAAAATACAAACTAACAACCGGATATTCAACAACTGTTGTGAAATCTCTTGCGGGAAAAATCAAAGAGCTTGTTGAATCAGGTAAAATCAAACACTTCTTCGTCGTTGGCGGCTGTGATACACCGACAAAACGCGGTGCATATTACAGGGAATTTGTTGAGAAGCTTCCAAAAGAGACCGTTGTTATTACACTCGCCTGCGGAAAGTTTAGAATTAATGACCTGCAACTCGGAGACATTGAAGGCATCCCAAGACTTATTGACGTTGGACAGTGTAACGATACAATTGTGGCACTTGAAATTGCAATGGCGCTTGCGGAAACGTTTGGAGTTCCAGTCACTGAATTACCTCTAACGCTTGTTCTCACATGGATGGAACAGAAAGCTGTTGCAATATTATGGACGTTACTTGCTCTTGGATTGAAAGGTATCTACATAGGTCCTGTACTGCCAGCATGGGTTAATAAAGACATACTCGATGTTCTTGTGAACAACTATGGTATAAAGCTCATCGGAGAACCTGAGGAAGATATTAAGGCGATTTTGAAAGCATAA
- the tdh gene encoding L-threonine 3-dehydrogenase: MKAIMKKVSGPGLVMEQVKKPTQEDLGPRDVLVKIRRASICGTDVHIYKWDEWSQSRIIPPLITGHEMAGEVVAVGSAVTQVKVGDLVAAETHIPCEHCYQCKTGRMHICKNLKILGVDTNGIFAEYAIIPETVLWRFSPEIPLDYASVMEPFGNAIYTASVTNLLGKTVLITGAGPIGLMAIQVAKVAGASTVIVSEVDPLRIKMAYENGADVVINPAEKDLVREVYKLLDDGVDVLLEMSGNRRAFEDGLKCVTMGGEVSVLGIFGGKIEINFDALITMRGLAVYGITGRRMFETWRIADELLRTKKVDLSKVVTHILPFDQWEKGFELMLNKQCGKVVLNLD; this comes from the coding sequence ATGAAAGCAATAATGAAAAAGGTGTCAGGTCCCGGATTAGTAATGGAGCAAGTTAAGAAACCTACACAAGAAGACCTTGGACCGAGGGACGTGCTTGTTAAGATAAGACGTGCGTCAATCTGTGGAACAGATGTTCACATATACAAATGGGATGAATGGTCACAGTCACGTATAATTCCTCCATTAATAACAGGACACGAGATGGCAGGCGAAGTTGTTGCAGTTGGTAGTGCTGTTACGCAAGTTAAAGTTGGAGACTTGGTAGCGGCAGAGACACATATTCCTTGTGAACATTGTTATCAATGTAAAACCGGTAGGATGCACATATGTAAGAACCTTAAGATTTTGGGTGTTGATACAAATGGTATATTTGCAGAATATGCGATTATTCCCGAAACAGTTCTTTGGAGATTCTCTCCTGAAATTCCTCTTGACTACGCTTCTGTTATGGAACCATTTGGAAATGCGATCTATACTGCCTCTGTTACAAACTTACTTGGTAAAACAGTACTTATCACCGGTGCGGGACCTATCGGCTTGATGGCTATCCAGGTCGCAAAAGTTGCCGGAGCAAGTACTGTAATAGTTTCTGAAGTCGATCCGTTGAGAATCAAAATGGCTTACGAAAATGGTGCAGATGTTGTTATCAATCCTGCAGAAAAAGATTTAGTCAGAGAAGTTTACAAACTTCTTGATGATGGCGTGGATGTGTTACTTGAGATGAGTGGTAACAGACGGGCGTTTGAGGATGGATTGAAATGCGTTACCATGGGCGGAGAAGTATCTGTGCTTGGAATATTTGGTGGGAAAATAGAAATAAACTTTGATGCTTTGATTACAATGCGAGGACTGGCTGTCTACGGTATAACAGGTAGACGCATGTTTGAAACTTGGAGAATTGCAGATGAACTGCTCCGAACGAAGAAAGTGGACCTTTCGAAAGTGGTTACACACATACTCCCATTTGACCAGTGGGAAAAAGGTTTTGAACTCATGTTGAATAAGCAGTGTGGTAAAGTTGTTCTGAATTTGGACTGA
- a CDS encoding cyclic nucleotide-binding domain-containing protein, which produces MEIIVFPSGTKIYDYSEIPKYLYYLVDGTVETKLFRKVQEFNSGTFGEWSLFNLPSQEQVISTSEVTLYAIKPEEIFNLEHTQKVVKNIIPSIAKRLLLIDSELTEAQELPTYVGADKMRFFNKAHPGAYKITDAIFQDILQAKSLYASGCYKEAFEIIVKLMPQVVTEDLRKEVMIWHTLLSMVLEPEKAEIHFRRLNPKEYAEYLSYQFLVSFFKGGEKQEILDIYMKAGLHIPSETIVTMEGEVASEAFLILRGYLKAVKLFEDKEVLMSIVGPGEFVGEGAIMNSKIRMATLYSISPVDLIPLSAESIEKATLTNPGFILKICESQLKRIIQVKQLLEIKNQGNQIQRTIMAINYFQPIFGKAKVNVKDIAYLVDVNVERVIEEVRRKGHKIGIDGSIS; this is translated from the coding sequence ATGGAGATTATTGTATTCCCATCGGGTACGAAGATATACGATTATTCAGAAATCCCGAAATATTTGTATTATTTGGTGGATGGAACAGTCGAAACCAAACTTTTTAGAAAGGTTCAAGAGTTTAATTCGGGCACATTTGGAGAATGGTCGCTCTTCAATCTTCCTTCGCAAGAGCAAGTGATTTCAACAAGCGAAGTAACACTTTATGCTATCAAACCTGAAGAAATTTTCAATTTAGAACACACGCAAAAAGTTGTGAAAAACATAATCCCCTCAATTGCTAAAAGATTGCTCTTAATTGATTCTGAGCTTACGGAAGCCCAGGAGCTCCCAACCTACGTTGGTGCTGACAAAATGAGATTCTTTAACAAAGCGCATCCAGGAGCTTACAAGATTACTGATGCTATTTTTCAAGATATCCTTCAAGCCAAGTCACTCTACGCGTCAGGTTGCTACAAGGAAGCGTTCGAGATAATAGTAAAACTGATGCCGCAAGTGGTCACTGAGGATTTGCGAAAAGAAGTGATGATTTGGCACACATTACTTAGTATGGTTTTGGAACCGGAGAAGGCAGAGATACATTTTAGGCGCCTAAATCCAAAAGAGTATGCAGAATATTTGTCCTACCAGTTTTTGGTAAGCTTCTTCAAAGGGGGAGAAAAGCAGGAGATTTTGGATATCTACATGAAAGCGGGACTTCATATTCCAAGTGAAACGATTGTAACCATGGAAGGTGAAGTTGCTTCCGAAGCTTTCCTTATCTTAAGGGGTTACTTAAAAGCAGTAAAGCTTTTTGAAGATAAAGAAGTTCTAATGAGTATTGTAGGACCTGGCGAGTTTGTAGGAGAAGGAGCGATAATGAATTCAAAGATTAGAATGGCGACGCTATATTCAATTTCACCAGTTGATTTGATACCATTGAGTGCTGAGAGTATAGAGAAAGCAACCTTAACAAATCCAGGATTTATACTCAAGATATGCGAATCACAACTCAAACGTATAATTCAGGTAAAGCAGCTTCTGGAGATTAAAAACCAAGGTAATCAAATCCAACGTACCATCATGGCGATAAATTATTTCCAACCGATTTTTGGAAAAGCAAAAGTTAATGTGAAAGACATAGCCTATTTGGTGGATGTGAATGTTGAACGTGTTATTGAAGAAGTCAGACGGAAGGGACACAAGATAGGAATTGATGGTTCTATTAGTTAA
- a CDS encoding alpha/beta hydrolase fold domain-containing protein has product MKAAPSIVSHVMYTLLKITRFSKVVEKKMIENKFNKSPAPPKKSIYRVADVSLSYILERQVWEIKPKNSRPEIVVIFLHGGAYIANISKMHWNVVQKIFEMIRPIIYVPDYPLAPESNWRDTYTFMDELYWRVQEKYTDKKIVFIGDSAGGGLALGFAQKLRDEGKNLPNHIVLFSPWLDLNMDNPEIREYEDRDVILTTKGLMAAAQKYSGGTNFKNPYLSPIYGDFSKLCPITVFTGTNDLLHPDSKKLRELCLSQNLSLNYFEYPRMFHDWVIFTFLPESKDALEKVKSILVTD; this is encoded by the coding sequence ATGAAAGCAGCTCCTAGCATTGTTTCACATGTTATGTACACACTCTTAAAGATTACCCGGTTTTCGAAAGTTGTTGAAAAGAAAATGATAGAAAACAAATTTAATAAATCTCCAGCGCCTCCGAAGAAATCTATCTATAGAGTGGCTGATGTTTCACTCTCGTATATCTTAGAGAGACAGGTTTGGGAAATTAAACCGAAGAATTCTAGACCAGAAATTGTGGTTATCTTTCTTCACGGTGGAGCGTACATTGCAAATATATCTAAGATGCATTGGAATGTTGTCCAGAAAATATTTGAAATGATTCGTCCAATAATTTATGTGCCGGATTATCCCTTAGCTCCAGAATCAAATTGGAGAGATACCTATACATTCATGGATGAGTTATATTGGAGGGTGCAGGAAAAATATACAGATAAGAAAATCGTTTTTATAGGTGACTCGGCCGGTGGAGGACTAGCCTTGGGGTTTGCACAAAAGTTGAGAGATGAAGGTAAGAACTTACCAAACCACATTGTTCTTTTTTCTCCATGGCTTGATTTAAACATGGACAATCCCGAAATTAGAGAATACGAAGATAGGGATGTGATTTTAACTACTAAAGGTTTGATGGCAGCTGCACAAAAATATAGCGGAGGTACTAATTTTAAAAACCCTTATCTAAGTCCTATCTATGGCGATTTCTCGAAACTTTGCCCAATCACCGTCTTCACAGGGACAAATGATTTATTGCACCCAGACTCTAAAAAATTGCGGGAGCTATGTTTGTCTCAAAACCTCTCGCTTAATTACTTTGAATATCCTCGAATGTTCCACGATTGGGTGATCTTCACATTTCTACCAGAATCAAAAGACGCGCTTGAAAAGGTCAAAAGCATATTAGTGACAGATTGA
- a CDS encoding HTH domain-containing protein: MDKKELVFKVLMESDKPLRPGDIAEKAGLSKEDVDKAIKALKEEGRIESPKRCYYQAKKQ, translated from the coding sequence ATGGACAAGAAGGAATTGGTTTTCAAAGTTCTCATGGAATCAGACAAGCCTTTAAGACCAGGTGACATTGCGGAAAAAGCCGGACTTTCAAAAGAAGATGTTGATAAAGCGATAAAGGCACTAAAAGAGGAAGGCAGGATAGAATCTCCTAAAAGATGCTATTACCAGGCTAAGAAACAGTGA
- a CDS encoding outer membrane protein assembly factor BamB family protein: MSEPVYSLKKGNSTIAICAGRYFYILRLSDSRVIAKHDFKSLLQVQPFFKDNIYFQPSWDGNIYLIDEYGNPIERFNIGKTYYTSGSSTPALVGTLLIYSSIEGTVNAMDIRKKEKIWNLRIPGIGYSAVENIGDFIFISTINGKVYKIDGKNGNIVWSSNIGSSTMGCSPKILDTGQLVLGTNNGELTVIDANTGRYDKFVVSTGFVMDVLPYKNGILVTLADGTIQFFTMKR; the protein is encoded by the coding sequence TTGTCGGAGCCAGTTTATTCACTAAAAAAAGGTAATTCCACAATTGCTATCTGTGCTGGTAGGTATTTCTATATCTTGAGACTTTCCGACTCTAGAGTGATAGCAAAACACGACTTTAAAAGTCTACTACAAGTGCAACCATTTTTCAAAGATAATATTTATTTTCAACCTTCCTGGGACGGAAACATTTACCTAATAGATGAATATGGAAATCCAATTGAGCGATTTAACATTGGAAAAACCTACTACACATCTGGTAGTTCAACCCCTGCACTTGTTGGAACTTTACTGATTTACTCAAGTATCGAAGGAACTGTTAATGCGATGGATATACGAAAAAAAGAAAAAATTTGGAATCTAAGAATCCCAGGTATAGGTTATTCAGCCGTTGAAAACATAGGGGATTTTATATTTATTTCCACAATTAACGGTAAAGTGTATAAAATAGATGGGAAGAATGGGAACATTGTTTGGTCCAGCAATATAGGTTCTTCAACGATGGGCTGCTCCCCGAAAATCCTCGACACTGGGCAACTTGTGCTGGGAACTAACAACGGAGAACTGACTGTTATCGATGCAAATACTGGAAGATATGATAAGTTTGTTGTTTCGACAGGATTTGTGATGGATGTTTTACCTTACAAAAATGGAATCCTTGTAACTTTGGCTGATGGAACTATCCAATTTTTTACCATGAAAAGATAA